The following proteins come from a genomic window of Nothobranchius furzeri strain GRZ-AD chromosome 1, NfurGRZ-RIMD1, whole genome shotgun sequence:
- the trim24 gene encoding transcription intermediary factor 1-alpha isoform X1 gives MDETVENVQNNDIVIIVENEAESLPAGDDKVKMQGAFGLMDTCPVCKLSFHNREPKLLPCLHSFCKKCLPPSTRSVEPRRDTHGPAASVRCPVCKQDCWEVDILDNFFVKDSAEVPSSTMEKTSQVCMSCEDNTEATGFCMECVEFLCVTCIEAHQRVKFTRDHTIRQKEEMSPEALGVSTQRPVFCDVHKQEPLKLFCETCDRLTCRDCQLLKHKDHNYQFLEDAYKNHKQYLEAMTQQLQEKRKGIEEVSSCVNTGLQQVEENRKTVTNEIKKSICNLIMEINRKGKILINQLEALTNDHEQALKKQQDDVNSLTRHLDHVINFTKWATESHSGTALLYCKRLILYQIHYLMRTSYNPSIISQSTVRFQCRSGFWATNVDLGSLVVERCPGRPPAAPQPAGPRADAPTGALSVSAQQRQSTLAQLQMQVDKLSHQPHRQPAPNNWSWYPSVQNVRLSGPPGPPPPTRPIHGGSSPSQGPPNMAQPGRRYGNVHPNPRSSSPSMIQNPNFTASQSLRELIHSNIFPPKPIEVPQGTSRFPQPLTAGAAAQISLHQRYLPESPLLKRSEAGGSAPTISISIPKTNVGLSVSAAADKTSTFSHMAAQQRQNSPMVKPSSSDRSMGPPLWKQMSEPPSAPASKRRRRSSPGPIIIIKDEPEDDDEVHFVQSSVGSSLPDSSTGAQSKPRQQQKGPSVSADPASASNNPSAQTQSKLESEKRTEPEEDPNEDWCAVCQNGGELLCCDKCPKVFHLACHIPTLNESPSGEWFCSFCRDLDSPEMEYSCDRRVGPDVEMFPLVDRRKCERLLLRLFCNDFSTDFQQPAPPSETRRYKELIKTPMDLSMVKKRLESKEGERYSGPEGFVADVRLIFFNCAKYYKATSEVGSAGLYLEEYFEEQLKLIYPDRVFPGGREEQMIPPLEEEIEEEEEQTAEESTAHIECNKLQNPAEKGTKVDPGPTDDKEPDTDKTETGSKETSEVVGSLEERRFPSEEEKQKENTKMEQAEHRPSAENDAEDGNASSSLKQESPELLTDKTAAPPDCQDKSAPE, from the exons ATGGATGAAACTGTCGAAAATGTCCAGAACAACGACATTGTAATCATTGTGGAAAATGAAGCTGAAAGTTTGCCAGCAGGAGATGATAAAGTGAAGATGCAAGGCGCCTTCGGGCTCATGGACACATGTCCAGTTTGTAAACTGAGCTTTCACAACAGAGAGCCCAAACTGCTGCCGTGTCTCCACTCCTTTTGTAAGAAGTGTCTGCCGCCCTCTACGAGGAGTGTCGAACCGAGGCGGGACACACACGGTCCAG CAGCATCTGTCCGATGTCCCGTGTGCAAACAAGACTGCTGGGAGGTGGACATATTGGACAATTTTTTTGTCAAAGACTCTGCCGAGGTGCCGAGCAGCACCATGGAGAAAACCAGTCAG GTTTGTATGAGCTGTGAAGACAACACTGAGGCAACGGGTTTTTGCATGGAGTGTGTGGAGTTCCTGTGTGTGACGTGCATTGAGGCGCATCAGAGGGTCAAGTTCACCAGAGACCACACCATCCGGCAGAAGGAGGAGATGTCTCCAG AAGCTTTAGGCGTATCCACGCAGAGACCCGTGTTTTGTGACGTCCACAAACAGGAGCCTCTCAAGCTTTTCTGTGAGACGTGTGACCGGCTTACCTGTCGTGACTGTCAGCTCCTAAAGCACAAAGATCACAA CTATCAGTTTTTGGAAGATGCATACAAGAATCATAAGCAGTATCTGGAGGCCATGACGCAGCAGTTGCAGGAGAAAAGAAAGGGCATCGAGGAAGTGTCAAGCTGCGTTAACACTGG GTTGCAGCAAGTAGAAGAAAACCGGAAGACTGTTACAAATGAAATAAAGAAGTCCATCTGCAACCTGATCATGGAGATCAACAGGAAGGGAAAGATCCTGATTAACCAGCTTGAG GCTTTGACTAATGACCACGAGCAGGCTTTGAAGAAGCAGCAGGACGATGTGAACTCTCTGACCCGGCATTTGGATCACGTAATCAACTTCACTAAATGGGCCACGGAGAGCCACAGTGGAACTGCTCTCCTTTACTGCAAGAGGCTG ATCCTTTACCAGATCCATTACCTGATGAGGACCAGCTACAACCCCTCCATCATTTCTCAGAGCACTGTCCGCTTCCAGTGTCGTTCTGGTTTCTGGGCCACGAACGTAGATCTTG GGTCGCTGGTTGTAGAAAGATGCCCGGGAAGGCCCCCCGCTGCCCCCCAACCCGCAGGTCCCAGAGCAGACGCCCCCACAGGAGCTCTTTCTGTCTCAGCTCAGCAGCGacagagcactctggctcagctgCAGATGCAG GTTGACAAGCTTTCCCATCAGCCTCACAGACAGCCCGCGCCCAACAACTGGTCCTGGTACCCGAGTGTCCAAAATGTCCGGCTCTCAGGACCTCCCGGCCCACCGCCTCCGACCAGACCAATCCACGGAGGGTCTTCGCCCTCCCAGGGCCCCCCCAACATGGCACAGCCAGGGCGCAGATATGGGAACGTCCACCCTAACCCTAGAAGCTCCTCGCCGTCGATGATTCAGAACCCAAACTTCACAGCTTCACAG TCCCTTAGAGAGCTCATCCACAGCAACATCTTCCCTCCTAAACCCATCGAAGTGCCGCAGGGAACGTCTCGCTTCCCGCAGCCTCTGACAGCTGGAGCAGCTGCTCAGATTTCCCTCCACCAG AGATACTTACCAGAGTCCCCCCTCCTAAAGAGGAGTGAAGCTGGTGGATCTGCTCCGACCATCAGCATCTCCATCCCGAAAACCAACGTGGGGCTAAGCGTCTCAGCAGCTGCAGATAAAACAAGCACATTCAGTCACATGGCAG CTCAACAAAGGCAGAACTCCCCCATGGTGAAGCCGTCCTCCTCAGACAGAAGCATGGG GCCGCCCCTTTGGAAGCAGATGTCCGAGCCTCCGTCAGCGCCTGCCTCTAAGCGACGGAGACGATCGTCCCCAGGTCCCATTATCATCATCAAAGACGAACCAGAAGATGACGATGAAGTTCATTTT GTGCAGTCTAGTGTTGGGTCGAGCCTGCCAGACAGCAGCACCGGAGCTCAGTCGAAGCCTCGGCAGCAACAGAAGGGACCGTCGGTCTCTGCAGACCCTGCGTCAGCCTCCAATAACCCGAGTGCTCAGACCCAATCAAAGCTAGAGTCTGAAAAGAGAACAGAACCAGAAGAAGACCCCAACGAGGATTGGTGTGCCGTGTGCCAGAATGGAGGAGAGCTGCTGTGCTGTGACAAGTGTCCCAAAGTTTTCCACCTGGCCTGTCACATCCCGACTCTGAACGAGTCTCCCAG TGGTGAGTGGTTTTGCTCGTTCTGCCGAGACCTGGACTCACCCGAGATGGAGTACAGCTGTGACCGACGTGTTGGTCCGGACGTAGAAATGTTCCCGCTTGTTGATAGAAGG AAATGCGAAAGACTGCTGCTGCGTCTGTTCTGTAACGACTTCAGCACCGACTTCCAGCAGCCTGCTCCTCCATCG GAAACCCGAAGGTACAAAGAGCTAATCAAGACGCCAATGGATTTATCAATGGTGAAAAAACGGCTGGAGTCAAAGGAGGGCGAACGCTACAGCGGCCCCGAGGGGTTTGTGGCTGATGTCAGGCTTATATTTTTCAACTGTGCTAAGTACTACAAG GCGACTTCTGAGGTTGGAAGTGCAGGATTGTACCtggaggaatactttgaggagcagcTGAAGCTCATCTACCCAGACAGGGTGTTCCccggagggagagaggagcagaTGATCCCCCCTTTGGAGGAGGAAATTGAAGAAGAGGAGGAACAGACGGCAGAGGAAAGCACGGCTCACATTGAATGCAACAAACTTCAAAATCCTGCAGAAAAGGGGACTAAAGTGGACCCAGGCCCAACAGACGACAAGGAGCCGGACACAGACAAGACCGAGACGGGATCAAAGGAGACGAGTGAAGTTGTGGGTAGCCTAGAGGAAAGACGTTTTCCTTCTGAGGAGGAAAAGCAAAAAGAGAACACAAAGATGGAGCAGGCGGAACACCGGCCCTCTGCTGAGAATGACGCCGAAGATGGAAACGCTTCCAGCTCTTTAAAACAGGAGAGTCCTGAGCTCCTGACAGACAAAACCGCAGCTCCTCCTGACTGTCAGGATAAGTCAGCCCCTGAATAA
- the trim24 gene encoding transcription intermediary factor 1-alpha isoform X3 gives MDETVENVQNNDIVIIVENEAESLPAGDDKVKMQGAFGLMDTCPVCKLSFHNREPKLLPCLHSFCKKCLPPSTRSVEPRRDTHGPAASVRCPVCKQDCWEVDILDNFFVKDSAEVPSSTMEKTSQVCMSCEDNTEATGFCMECVEFLCVTCIEAHQRVKFTRDHTIRQKEEMSPEALGVSTQRPVFCDVHKQEPLKLFCETCDRLTCRDCQLLKHKDHNYQFLEDAYKNHKQYLEAMTQQLQEKRKGIEEVSSCVNTGLQQVEENRKTVTNEIKKSICNLIMEINRKGKILINQLEALTNDHEQALKKQQDDVNSLTRHLDHVINFTKWATESHSGTALLYCKRLILYQIHYLMRTSYNPSIISQSTVRFQCRSGFWATNVDLGSLVVERCPGRPPAAPQPAGPRADAPTGALSVSAQQRQSTLAQLQMQPHRQPAPNNWSWYPSVQNVRLSGPPGPPPPTRPIHGGSSPSQGPPNMAQPGRRYGNVHPNPRSSSPSMIQNPNFTASQSLRELIHSNIFPPKPIEVPQGTSRFPQPLTAGAAAQISLHQRYLPESPLLKRSEAGGSAPTISISIPKTNVGLSVSAAADKTSTFSHMAAQQRQNSPMVKPSSSDRSMGPPLWKQMSEPPSAPASKRRRRSSPGPIIIIKDEPEDDDEVHFVQSSVGSSLPDSSTGAQSKPRQQQKGPSVSADPASASNNPSAQTQSKLESEKRTEPEEDPNEDWCAVCQNGGELLCCDKCPKVFHLACHIPTLNESPSGEWFCSFCRDLDSPEMEYSCDRRVGPDVEMFPLVDRRKCERLLLRLFCNDFSTDFQQPAPPSETRRYKELIKTPMDLSMVKKRLESKEGERYSGPEGFVADVRLIFFNCAKYYKATSEVGSAGLYLEEYFEEQLKLIYPDRVFPGGREEQMIPPLEEEIEEEEEQTAEESTAHIECNKLQNPAEKGTKVDPGPTDDKEPDTDKTETGSKETSEVVGSLEERRFPSEEEKQKENTKMEQAEHRPSAENDAEDGNASSSLKQESPELLTDKTAAPPDCQDKSAPE, from the exons ATGGATGAAACTGTCGAAAATGTCCAGAACAACGACATTGTAATCATTGTGGAAAATGAAGCTGAAAGTTTGCCAGCAGGAGATGATAAAGTGAAGATGCAAGGCGCCTTCGGGCTCATGGACACATGTCCAGTTTGTAAACTGAGCTTTCACAACAGAGAGCCCAAACTGCTGCCGTGTCTCCACTCCTTTTGTAAGAAGTGTCTGCCGCCCTCTACGAGGAGTGTCGAACCGAGGCGGGACACACACGGTCCAG CAGCATCTGTCCGATGTCCCGTGTGCAAACAAGACTGCTGGGAGGTGGACATATTGGACAATTTTTTTGTCAAAGACTCTGCCGAGGTGCCGAGCAGCACCATGGAGAAAACCAGTCAG GTTTGTATGAGCTGTGAAGACAACACTGAGGCAACGGGTTTTTGCATGGAGTGTGTGGAGTTCCTGTGTGTGACGTGCATTGAGGCGCATCAGAGGGTCAAGTTCACCAGAGACCACACCATCCGGCAGAAGGAGGAGATGTCTCCAG AAGCTTTAGGCGTATCCACGCAGAGACCCGTGTTTTGTGACGTCCACAAACAGGAGCCTCTCAAGCTTTTCTGTGAGACGTGTGACCGGCTTACCTGTCGTGACTGTCAGCTCCTAAAGCACAAAGATCACAA CTATCAGTTTTTGGAAGATGCATACAAGAATCATAAGCAGTATCTGGAGGCCATGACGCAGCAGTTGCAGGAGAAAAGAAAGGGCATCGAGGAAGTGTCAAGCTGCGTTAACACTGG GTTGCAGCAAGTAGAAGAAAACCGGAAGACTGTTACAAATGAAATAAAGAAGTCCATCTGCAACCTGATCATGGAGATCAACAGGAAGGGAAAGATCCTGATTAACCAGCTTGAG GCTTTGACTAATGACCACGAGCAGGCTTTGAAGAAGCAGCAGGACGATGTGAACTCTCTGACCCGGCATTTGGATCACGTAATCAACTTCACTAAATGGGCCACGGAGAGCCACAGTGGAACTGCTCTCCTTTACTGCAAGAGGCTG ATCCTTTACCAGATCCATTACCTGATGAGGACCAGCTACAACCCCTCCATCATTTCTCAGAGCACTGTCCGCTTCCAGTGTCGTTCTGGTTTCTGGGCCACGAACGTAGATCTTG GGTCGCTGGTTGTAGAAAGATGCCCGGGAAGGCCCCCCGCTGCCCCCCAACCCGCAGGTCCCAGAGCAGACGCCCCCACAGGAGCTCTTTCTGTCTCAGCTCAGCAGCGacagagcactctggctcagctgCAGATGCAG CCTCACAGACAGCCCGCGCCCAACAACTGGTCCTGGTACCCGAGTGTCCAAAATGTCCGGCTCTCAGGACCTCCCGGCCCACCGCCTCCGACCAGACCAATCCACGGAGGGTCTTCGCCCTCCCAGGGCCCCCCCAACATGGCACAGCCAGGGCGCAGATATGGGAACGTCCACCCTAACCCTAGAAGCTCCTCGCCGTCGATGATTCAGAACCCAAACTTCACAGCTTCACAG TCCCTTAGAGAGCTCATCCACAGCAACATCTTCCCTCCTAAACCCATCGAAGTGCCGCAGGGAACGTCTCGCTTCCCGCAGCCTCTGACAGCTGGAGCAGCTGCTCAGATTTCCCTCCACCAG AGATACTTACCAGAGTCCCCCCTCCTAAAGAGGAGTGAAGCTGGTGGATCTGCTCCGACCATCAGCATCTCCATCCCGAAAACCAACGTGGGGCTAAGCGTCTCAGCAGCTGCAGATAAAACAAGCACATTCAGTCACATGGCAG CTCAACAAAGGCAGAACTCCCCCATGGTGAAGCCGTCCTCCTCAGACAGAAGCATGGG GCCGCCCCTTTGGAAGCAGATGTCCGAGCCTCCGTCAGCGCCTGCCTCTAAGCGACGGAGACGATCGTCCCCAGGTCCCATTATCATCATCAAAGACGAACCAGAAGATGACGATGAAGTTCATTTT GTGCAGTCTAGTGTTGGGTCGAGCCTGCCAGACAGCAGCACCGGAGCTCAGTCGAAGCCTCGGCAGCAACAGAAGGGACCGTCGGTCTCTGCAGACCCTGCGTCAGCCTCCAATAACCCGAGTGCTCAGACCCAATCAAAGCTAGAGTCTGAAAAGAGAACAGAACCAGAAGAAGACCCCAACGAGGATTGGTGTGCCGTGTGCCAGAATGGAGGAGAGCTGCTGTGCTGTGACAAGTGTCCCAAAGTTTTCCACCTGGCCTGTCACATCCCGACTCTGAACGAGTCTCCCAG TGGTGAGTGGTTTTGCTCGTTCTGCCGAGACCTGGACTCACCCGAGATGGAGTACAGCTGTGACCGACGTGTTGGTCCGGACGTAGAAATGTTCCCGCTTGTTGATAGAAGG AAATGCGAAAGACTGCTGCTGCGTCTGTTCTGTAACGACTTCAGCACCGACTTCCAGCAGCCTGCTCCTCCATCG GAAACCCGAAGGTACAAAGAGCTAATCAAGACGCCAATGGATTTATCAATGGTGAAAAAACGGCTGGAGTCAAAGGAGGGCGAACGCTACAGCGGCCCCGAGGGGTTTGTGGCTGATGTCAGGCTTATATTTTTCAACTGTGCTAAGTACTACAAG GCGACTTCTGAGGTTGGAAGTGCAGGATTGTACCtggaggaatactttgaggagcagcTGAAGCTCATCTACCCAGACAGGGTGTTCCccggagggagagaggagcagaTGATCCCCCCTTTGGAGGAGGAAATTGAAGAAGAGGAGGAACAGACGGCAGAGGAAAGCACGGCTCACATTGAATGCAACAAACTTCAAAATCCTGCAGAAAAGGGGACTAAAGTGGACCCAGGCCCAACAGACGACAAGGAGCCGGACACAGACAAGACCGAGACGGGATCAAAGGAGACGAGTGAAGTTGTGGGTAGCCTAGAGGAAAGACGTTTTCCTTCTGAGGAGGAAAAGCAAAAAGAGAACACAAAGATGGAGCAGGCGGAACACCGGCCCTCTGCTGAGAATGACGCCGAAGATGGAAACGCTTCCAGCTCTTTAAAACAGGAGAGTCCTGAGCTCCTGACAGACAAAACCGCAGCTCCTCCTGACTGTCAGGATAAGTCAGCCCCTGAATAA
- the trim24 gene encoding transcription intermediary factor 1-alpha isoform X2: MDETVENVQNNDIVIIVENEAESLPAGDDKVKMQGAFGLMDTCPVCKLSFHNREPKLLPCLHSFCKKCLPPSTRSVEPRRDTHGPASVRCPVCKQDCWEVDILDNFFVKDSAEVPSSTMEKTSQVCMSCEDNTEATGFCMECVEFLCVTCIEAHQRVKFTRDHTIRQKEEMSPEALGVSTQRPVFCDVHKQEPLKLFCETCDRLTCRDCQLLKHKDHNYQFLEDAYKNHKQYLEAMTQQLQEKRKGIEEVSSCVNTGLQQVEENRKTVTNEIKKSICNLIMEINRKGKILINQLEALTNDHEQALKKQQDDVNSLTRHLDHVINFTKWATESHSGTALLYCKRLILYQIHYLMRTSYNPSIISQSTVRFQCRSGFWATNVDLGSLVVERCPGRPPAAPQPAGPRADAPTGALSVSAQQRQSTLAQLQMQVDKLSHQPHRQPAPNNWSWYPSVQNVRLSGPPGPPPPTRPIHGGSSPSQGPPNMAQPGRRYGNVHPNPRSSSPSMIQNPNFTASQSLRELIHSNIFPPKPIEVPQGTSRFPQPLTAGAAAQISLHQRYLPESPLLKRSEAGGSAPTISISIPKTNVGLSVSAAADKTSTFSHMAAQQRQNSPMVKPSSSDRSMGPPLWKQMSEPPSAPASKRRRRSSPGPIIIIKDEPEDDDEVHFVQSSVGSSLPDSSTGAQSKPRQQQKGPSVSADPASASNNPSAQTQSKLESEKRTEPEEDPNEDWCAVCQNGGELLCCDKCPKVFHLACHIPTLNESPSGEWFCSFCRDLDSPEMEYSCDRRVGPDVEMFPLVDRRKCERLLLRLFCNDFSTDFQQPAPPSETRRYKELIKTPMDLSMVKKRLESKEGERYSGPEGFVADVRLIFFNCAKYYKATSEVGSAGLYLEEYFEEQLKLIYPDRVFPGGREEQMIPPLEEEIEEEEEQTAEESTAHIECNKLQNPAEKGTKVDPGPTDDKEPDTDKTETGSKETSEVVGSLEERRFPSEEEKQKENTKMEQAEHRPSAENDAEDGNASSSLKQESPELLTDKTAAPPDCQDKSAPE, encoded by the exons ATGGATGAAACTGTCGAAAATGTCCAGAACAACGACATTGTAATCATTGTGGAAAATGAAGCTGAAAGTTTGCCAGCAGGAGATGATAAAGTGAAGATGCAAGGCGCCTTCGGGCTCATGGACACATGTCCAGTTTGTAAACTGAGCTTTCACAACAGAGAGCCCAAACTGCTGCCGTGTCTCCACTCCTTTTGTAAGAAGTGTCTGCCGCCCTCTACGAGGAGTGTCGAACCGAGGCGGGACACACACGGTCCAG CATCTGTCCGATGTCCCGTGTGCAAACAAGACTGCTGGGAGGTGGACATATTGGACAATTTTTTTGTCAAAGACTCTGCCGAGGTGCCGAGCAGCACCATGGAGAAAACCAGTCAG GTTTGTATGAGCTGTGAAGACAACACTGAGGCAACGGGTTTTTGCATGGAGTGTGTGGAGTTCCTGTGTGTGACGTGCATTGAGGCGCATCAGAGGGTCAAGTTCACCAGAGACCACACCATCCGGCAGAAGGAGGAGATGTCTCCAG AAGCTTTAGGCGTATCCACGCAGAGACCCGTGTTTTGTGACGTCCACAAACAGGAGCCTCTCAAGCTTTTCTGTGAGACGTGTGACCGGCTTACCTGTCGTGACTGTCAGCTCCTAAAGCACAAAGATCACAA CTATCAGTTTTTGGAAGATGCATACAAGAATCATAAGCAGTATCTGGAGGCCATGACGCAGCAGTTGCAGGAGAAAAGAAAGGGCATCGAGGAAGTGTCAAGCTGCGTTAACACTGG GTTGCAGCAAGTAGAAGAAAACCGGAAGACTGTTACAAATGAAATAAAGAAGTCCATCTGCAACCTGATCATGGAGATCAACAGGAAGGGAAAGATCCTGATTAACCAGCTTGAG GCTTTGACTAATGACCACGAGCAGGCTTTGAAGAAGCAGCAGGACGATGTGAACTCTCTGACCCGGCATTTGGATCACGTAATCAACTTCACTAAATGGGCCACGGAGAGCCACAGTGGAACTGCTCTCCTTTACTGCAAGAGGCTG ATCCTTTACCAGATCCATTACCTGATGAGGACCAGCTACAACCCCTCCATCATTTCTCAGAGCACTGTCCGCTTCCAGTGTCGTTCTGGTTTCTGGGCCACGAACGTAGATCTTG GGTCGCTGGTTGTAGAAAGATGCCCGGGAAGGCCCCCCGCTGCCCCCCAACCCGCAGGTCCCAGAGCAGACGCCCCCACAGGAGCTCTTTCTGTCTCAGCTCAGCAGCGacagagcactctggctcagctgCAGATGCAG GTTGACAAGCTTTCCCATCAGCCTCACAGACAGCCCGCGCCCAACAACTGGTCCTGGTACCCGAGTGTCCAAAATGTCCGGCTCTCAGGACCTCCCGGCCCACCGCCTCCGACCAGACCAATCCACGGAGGGTCTTCGCCCTCCCAGGGCCCCCCCAACATGGCACAGCCAGGGCGCAGATATGGGAACGTCCACCCTAACCCTAGAAGCTCCTCGCCGTCGATGATTCAGAACCCAAACTTCACAGCTTCACAG TCCCTTAGAGAGCTCATCCACAGCAACATCTTCCCTCCTAAACCCATCGAAGTGCCGCAGGGAACGTCTCGCTTCCCGCAGCCTCTGACAGCTGGAGCAGCTGCTCAGATTTCCCTCCACCAG AGATACTTACCAGAGTCCCCCCTCCTAAAGAGGAGTGAAGCTGGTGGATCTGCTCCGACCATCAGCATCTCCATCCCGAAAACCAACGTGGGGCTAAGCGTCTCAGCAGCTGCAGATAAAACAAGCACATTCAGTCACATGGCAG CTCAACAAAGGCAGAACTCCCCCATGGTGAAGCCGTCCTCCTCAGACAGAAGCATGGG GCCGCCCCTTTGGAAGCAGATGTCCGAGCCTCCGTCAGCGCCTGCCTCTAAGCGACGGAGACGATCGTCCCCAGGTCCCATTATCATCATCAAAGACGAACCAGAAGATGACGATGAAGTTCATTTT GTGCAGTCTAGTGTTGGGTCGAGCCTGCCAGACAGCAGCACCGGAGCTCAGTCGAAGCCTCGGCAGCAACAGAAGGGACCGTCGGTCTCTGCAGACCCTGCGTCAGCCTCCAATAACCCGAGTGCTCAGACCCAATCAAAGCTAGAGTCTGAAAAGAGAACAGAACCAGAAGAAGACCCCAACGAGGATTGGTGTGCCGTGTGCCAGAATGGAGGAGAGCTGCTGTGCTGTGACAAGTGTCCCAAAGTTTTCCACCTGGCCTGTCACATCCCGACTCTGAACGAGTCTCCCAG TGGTGAGTGGTTTTGCTCGTTCTGCCGAGACCTGGACTCACCCGAGATGGAGTACAGCTGTGACCGACGTGTTGGTCCGGACGTAGAAATGTTCCCGCTTGTTGATAGAAGG AAATGCGAAAGACTGCTGCTGCGTCTGTTCTGTAACGACTTCAGCACCGACTTCCAGCAGCCTGCTCCTCCATCG GAAACCCGAAGGTACAAAGAGCTAATCAAGACGCCAATGGATTTATCAATGGTGAAAAAACGGCTGGAGTCAAAGGAGGGCGAACGCTACAGCGGCCCCGAGGGGTTTGTGGCTGATGTCAGGCTTATATTTTTCAACTGTGCTAAGTACTACAAG GCGACTTCTGAGGTTGGAAGTGCAGGATTGTACCtggaggaatactttgaggagcagcTGAAGCTCATCTACCCAGACAGGGTGTTCCccggagggagagaggagcagaTGATCCCCCCTTTGGAGGAGGAAATTGAAGAAGAGGAGGAACAGACGGCAGAGGAAAGCACGGCTCACATTGAATGCAACAAACTTCAAAATCCTGCAGAAAAGGGGACTAAAGTGGACCCAGGCCCAACAGACGACAAGGAGCCGGACACAGACAAGACCGAGACGGGATCAAAGGAGACGAGTGAAGTTGTGGGTAGCCTAGAGGAAAGACGTTTTCCTTCTGAGGAGGAAAAGCAAAAAGAGAACACAAAGATGGAGCAGGCGGAACACCGGCCCTCTGCTGAGAATGACGCCGAAGATGGAAACGCTTCCAGCTCTTTAAAACAGGAGAGTCCTGAGCTCCTGACAGACAAAACCGCAGCTCCTCCTGACTGTCAGGATAAGTCAGCCCCTGAATAA